In Cuculus canorus isolate bCucCan1 chromosome 8, bCucCan1.pri, whole genome shotgun sequence, a single genomic region encodes these proteins:
- the TACSTD2 gene encoding LOW QUALITY PROTEIN: tumor-associated calcium signal transducer 2 (The sequence of the model RefSeq protein was modified relative to this genomic sequence to represent the inferred CDS: inserted 4 bases in 3 codons; substituted 3 bases at 3 genomic stop codons), protein MLFLPGVLQSLTWVVASSAQDNCTCKQQVVSTCXRNRSGNCTCTLAGSNHKAGFTTLMSKCLXMKREIMPLTEKRFWGFACGIRMAFTLQTDDSGIVKARQCDQTNASWCGSAVRIRTENGDRSLSCGELVGMNWIYIELKHKKRSSAFNEPNSTALKHLFESQXKLSPKYITAIGYDYPLTQICLNDGDLEXSRHDIDSADIACYFEKEIKDDSIFHSCSTLTVSISGNALDIEKLQTYCVDEXPPEFCMRXLVAGVSAGDSGGSGATVIVRGLQQENRRKLRLKKWVK, encoded by the exons ATGCTTTTTCTGCCTGGGGTTTTGCAGAGTTTGACTTGGGTGGTAGCTTCATCAGCACAGGACAACTGTACCTGCAAGCAACAAGTGGTGAGTACGT CCAGGAACAGATCTGGGAACTGCACCTGCACGCTGGCAGGTTCAAATCACAAGGCAGGCTTTACAACACTGATGTCAAAATGCC TGATGAAGAGAGAAATTATGCCTCTGACGGAGAAGCGCTTCTGGGGCTTTGCCTGTGGGATAAGGATGGCATTTACATTGCAGACTGATGACAGTGGTATTGTCAAAGCCAGGCAGTGTGATCAAACCAATGCTTCCTGGTGCGGAAGCGCTGTCAGAATAAGAACTGAAAACGGTGACAGAAGCCTGAGTTGTGGTGAACTGGTTGGAATGAACTGGATCTACATTGAACTGAAGCACAAAAAAAGGTCCAGTGCCTTCAATGAACCCAACAGCACTGCCCTGAAACATCTGTTTGAGAGCCAATAGAAACTGTCCCCCAAGTACATCACAGCCATTGGGTATGATTACCCGCTTACCCAAATCTGCCTGAATGATGGTGACTTGGA TTCCAGACATGATATAGATAGTGCTGATATAGCCTGTTACTttgaaaaagagataaaagatgACTCCATATTTCATTCTTGCAGTACGTTAACTGTCTCTATCAGTGGAAATGCACTGGATATTGAAAAGCTACAGACTTACTGTGTTGATGAATAGCCACCAGAGTTTTGCATGAGATAACTGGTTGCTGGTGTTAGTGCTGGTGACAGTGGTGGCTCTGGTGCTACCGTTATTGTGAGGGGGCTGCAACAAGAAAATAGGAGAAagctgagattaaaaaaatgggtGAAATAA